From the Desulfovibrio sp. TomC genome, one window contains:
- a CDS encoding DUF4236 domain-containing protein: MPFYFRRSVNFGLFKLNFSNSGIGTSVGFKGFRVGMRPNGSTYMHAGRYGYYYREELTPARSSRRKELGLDQSGTTAETNINLNEYTSASKKELVEEINRSNSLIRLDLVALVVFSALFVWVMNSKFSYKIEASYCVAGFGALVVSIVFLFEKKRRLICLDYEFDPNFNKFDNINKAFDEMNKSHSAWVVESSESLEDWHSQKRNSGAGSLVNKKNILINKDCPNWIKSNIKFPCLNINGMKIFFMPDGLLIKQSGSYKALDYSEVRLSSNFTNFIVDGSPPSDAKIVSYTWRYPNKKGGPDRRFGNNKQIPVCLYGVIVMSSDKGLRIKLMLSNSDLALRFVEKFKRSSNGMSNDKLTNNCIKNIESIKLDKMMSRSPGETFKIATEKVASKLVENNLFKIYRTEIKEHFVDKVTDESKTNRPKRQLLSILENHLSQIGVDVSNTDIIESALVLVCEREFSVAVVNKD; the protein is encoded by the coding sequence ATGCCATTCTATTTTCGACGTTCGGTAAACTTTGGTTTGTTCAAATTAAATTTTTCTAATAGTGGAATTGGAACTTCTGTTGGTTTTAAGGGGTTCAGAGTTGGGATGCGGCCGAACGGTTCAACCTATATGCATGCTGGAAGATATGGGTACTATTATCGTGAAGAACTTACTCCCGCTCGAAGCTCGCGAAGAAAAGAACTTGGACTAGACCAGTCCGGAACAACTGCAGAGACAAACATAAACCTCAACGAATATACTTCTGCAAGCAAGAAAGAGTTAGTCGAAGAAATAAATAGGTCTAATTCATTAATTAGATTGGATTTGGTTGCACTTGTTGTGTTTAGTGCACTTTTTGTTTGGGTGATGAATTCAAAATTTAGTTATAAAATTGAAGCATCTTATTGTGTTGCAGGATTTGGCGCGCTTGTCGTTTCCATTGTTTTTTTATTCGAGAAAAAGAGGAGATTGATATGTTTAGACTATGAATTTGATCCTAACTTCAATAAATTTGATAATATTAATAAAGCTTTTGATGAAATGAACAAGTCTCATTCTGCGTGGGTCGTTGAGTCTTCAGAGTCTTTGGAGGATTGGCATAGTCAAAAACGAAACTCTGGAGCTGGTTCGTTAGTTAATAAGAAAAACATACTTATTAATAAAGATTGTCCTAATTGGATCAAGTCAAACATCAAATTTCCATGCTTAAATATTAATGGAATGAAGATTTTCTTTATGCCAGATGGGTTGTTAATAAAGCAAAGCGGTTCATATAAGGCATTGGACTACAGTGAAGTACGACTTAGTAGCAACTTTACAAATTTCATAGTTGATGGAAGTCCTCCTTCAGATGCTAAAATTGTAAGTTACACTTGGCGTTACCCGAATAAGAAAGGAGGTCCAGATAGGAGGTTTGGTAATAACAAACAGATACCTGTCTGTCTTTACGGCGTAATTGTCATGAGTTCTGACAAGGGACTTAGAATAAAATTAATGCTTTCAAATAGTGACTTGGCGTTAAGATTTGTTGAAAAATTTAAGCGAAGTAGCAATGGAATGTCCAATGATAAATTAACAAACAATTGTATTAAAAATATCGAAAGTATTAAATTAGACAAAATGATGTCAAGAAGTCCAGGTGAAACTTTTAAAATAGCAACTGAAAAAGTTGCAAGTAAATTGGTTGAAAATAATCTTTTTAAAATATATAGAACAGAAATTAAAGAGCATTTTGTAGATAAAGTTACAGACGAATCTAAAACTAACAGGCCCAAAAGGCAATTGCTTTCAATTTTAGAAA
- a CDS encoding GIY-YIG nuclease family protein, with the protein MKLSQQVNSIINNRPFGWEFLLISQYVMEGINNNRKSLLNSGNHCCDGERLTFYNFSEWIKRKGYDLNILFGDVISTLVYFKSNLPKIIGREGQSGNVDEIFKFTCSVIDLHRKLIQWKSNVENVNSDALFSEIIPKISSVADPIIRELSKFGNELHDSVIFASKSPVGSPQRNIAMKISFDDIDTEPMIREFEKVAIAEVNKVFKDFENFSAKFPWENGICKPALTDNVNDNNKKNFEGTLYSDTSGYIYALVNSSMSGLIKIGKTKKSPKERMKELSRATGVPTPFMLLYDVHVKNCHEAEKFVHNCLKNRRVNSSREFFAIETNEAVEVLTKLRF; encoded by the coding sequence ATGAAATTGAGTCAGCAGGTAAATTCAATAATTAATAACCGCCCATTTGGGTGGGAGTTCCTTTTGATTTCCCAATATGTCATGGAAGGTATAAATAACAATAGGAAATCACTTCTTAACTCTGGTAACCATTGTTGTGATGGTGAGCGTTTGACATTTTATAATTTTTCAGAATGGATTAAAAGAAAAGGATACGATTTAAATATTCTTTTTGGTGATGTTATTTCTACCTTGGTTTATTTTAAAAGTAATTTGCCTAAGATTATTGGGCGAGAAGGGCAGTCAGGTAATGTCGACGAAATTTTCAAATTTACCTGTTCCGTCATTGATCTGCACCGTAAGCTTATTCAATGGAAATCAAACGTTGAAAATGTTAACTCAGACGCTCTATTCTCAGAAATAATTCCGAAAATTTCTTCGGTAGCCGATCCTATTATTAGGGAGTTATCAAAGTTTGGCAATGAGTTGCATGATTCCGTTATTTTTGCTTCAAAGTCCCCAGTCGGAAGCCCTCAAAGAAATATTGCAATGAAGATAAGTTTTGATGACATCGATACGGAACCAATGATCCGTGAATTCGAAAAAGTTGCAATTGCAGAAGTTAATAAGGTATTCAAAGATTTTGAGAATTTCTCTGCTAAATTTCCATGGGAAAATGGAATTTGTAAACCAGCGTTAACTGACAATGTCAATGACAATAATAAAAAAAATTTTGAGGGTACTTTGTATTCAGATACTAGCGGTTATATTTATGCACTTGTCAATTCATCAATGTCTGGTTTGATTAAAATTGGAAAGACAAAAAAAAGTCCGAAGGAAAGGATGAAAGAGTTAAGCCGTGCAACAGGCGTTCCGACGCCATTCATGTTGTTGTATGATGTCCATGTCAAAAATTGTCATGAAGCAGAAAAATTTGTACATAATTGTTTAAAAAATAGACGCGTTAATTCGTCAAGAGAATTTTTTGCGATTGAAACAAATGAAGCTGTAGAAGTTTTGACAAAGTTAAGATTTTAA
- a CDS encoding DUF488 family protein, N3 subclade, translated as MITTSYFAREKNIPNPVCIAQVKPSWSKSKEYKKLAPPWNLVGRYKKGTVSTQQYTQEYSFFVLSRLNPVEVLNEIKSLFGDDASLLCYEKPGDFCHRRIVAEWLEKGTGEVVPELKF; from the coding sequence ATGATAACTACTTCTTACTTTGCACGGGAAAAAAATATTCCAAACCCAGTTTGTATCGCTCAGGTAAAGCCCAGTTGGAGCAAGTCAAAAGAGTATAAAAAGTTAGCTCCACCATGGAATCTTGTTGGTCGTTACAAGAAAGGGACAGTTTCAACTCAACAATATACTCAAGAATATAGTTTTTTCGTGTTGTCAAGGTTGAATCCTGTTGAAGTATTAAACGAAATAAAATCTCTCTTTGGTGACGATGCTTCTTTGCTTTGCTATGAAAAACCTGGAGATTTTTGTCATAGACGGATAGTGGCTGAATGGCTTGAAAAAGGTACTGGAGAGGTAGTCCCAGAGTTGAAATTTTGA
- a CDS encoding DUF6573 family protein has translation MANEDFNVIYSYSRKQAIEDGILVDVTEEAKAHGFKVHTVVTDNLYHRYIEVPTGLQAEGQSTVGRLHDVLVLALFAARSSKGTDRVYFKVDFLMEPGRSETVDIIAHIGPGDAAEPVLTIMLPEDD, from the coding sequence ATGGCTAACGAAGATTTTAATGTAATTTATTCATACAGCCGCAAACAAGCCATTGAAGACGGGATACTCGTGGATGTAACAGAAGAAGCTAAAGCTCACGGTTTCAAAGTCCACACCGTGGTCACAGACAACCTATACCACCGATACATCGAGGTTCCTACCGGGTTACAAGCCGAGGGTCAAAGTACGGTCGGCCGGCTCCATGATGTCTTGGTTTTAGCCCTGTTCGCCGCCCGGTCCAGCAAAGGGACAGATCGGGTGTACTTCAAAGTTGATTTCCTGATGGAGCCAGGACGATCTGAAACCGTCGATATCATAGCCCACATTGGCCCTGGTGATGCCGCTGAACCAGTACTGACTATCATGCTACCTGAGGACGATTAG
- a CDS encoding AAA family ATPase, with amino-acid sequence MLLFSCHFGEAQGFPDPSHGIAHKQWLRMGFIRDDIYQMIQRSDKLKDDERLSIFESLSQKFSLIPLRGGFASPIEASGDPDEMKRMAKKLKRPIENGWQKWCETIRQFNRQDFKADRAGIACGPASGVLVLDIDDIDKFWKVLEFNGIDPMLPPTFAVKTGGRGERYHYYFRYPNDGKKYSCRSKAKCFDVRGTGGQVICPGSLHPETQKPYIIATNEDILDAPNWLLEYSSGAREIFTEEEQDRRSKKILPPASRNISSEIEPLEDKLVNLDGFIERLSVSEDIKQKIMTPFPQGTRSEPSWSVLLGLLNASIDERTIRSIYQSYPIGERSREKPDWFERELEAAKKTIAQNPIGVTMQLGFQSGSNASASDSDYGIFNAYDVLTAQTNFEFLIDNFWPKDEPLLITGYGGAGKSVLTLQIAMDLVYPPTNGFLNKFKVLHGGHRVLFVQSENSLVGMKRRLELIRGAYAIPDDVIRERLFFVGRKNDIRASGDLDSQQFQDIIKRQYDLLGFDILVVDPLISFHNKDENSNDEMRKLLDNFSDFCEGLKVSPLIIHHHGKFKQERGVGGGRGASAIGDWSPNTWELEYKETVKRFKFIHKKARNFMLNDDLSLELSNLRFNVSIQSGNLNNDTVYYVIKALQNLNGVAQTQTVLKNEVVNVYKTENPNKSITAVTAVKYISAAVGKKAIKTIPGAKGSISYQL; translated from the coding sequence GTGCTACTTTTTTCCTGTCATTTCGGGGAGGCACAGGGCTTTCCTGATCCGAGTCATGGAATTGCACACAAGCAATGGTTGCGTATGGGTTTCATTCGAGACGATATTTACCAGATGATCCAGAGATCAGATAAATTGAAAGATGATGAACGTCTTTCAATCTTTGAGAGCTTGTCGCAAAAATTTTCATTAATCCCCTTGCGCGGTGGTTTTGCTTCACCCATAGAAGCTTCTGGTGATCCAGATGAAATGAAGCGAATGGCTAAGAAATTGAAAAGACCAATTGAAAACGGATGGCAAAAATGGTGCGAAACGATTCGCCAGTTCAACCGTCAAGATTTTAAAGCTGACAGGGCAGGAATAGCGTGTGGCCCAGCGAGTGGCGTGCTGGTCTTAGATATTGATGACATTGATAAATTTTGGAAAGTCCTTGAGTTCAATGGTATTGATCCGATGCTCCCACCTACTTTTGCCGTTAAAACCGGAGGAAGAGGGGAGCGTTATCACTATTATTTTAGATATCCTAATGATGGTAAGAAATACTCCTGCCGATCTAAGGCCAAATGCTTTGACGTAAGAGGAACAGGAGGACAAGTAATCTGTCCCGGGTCTTTACACCCTGAAACTCAAAAGCCCTATATAATAGCAACAAATGAAGATATTTTAGATGCTCCCAACTGGTTGCTCGAATATTCTTCAGGAGCACGAGAAATTTTCACAGAAGAAGAACAAGATAGACGTTCCAAAAAAATTTTACCCCCCGCCTCTCGAAATATATCTTCTGAAATAGAGCCTTTAGAAGATAAACTGGTTAATCTTGATGGTTTTATTGAAAGATTATCTGTTTCGGAAGACATTAAGCAAAAGATCATGACTCCATTTCCGCAAGGTACTCGATCAGAACCCTCTTGGTCGGTTTTGCTAGGTTTATTGAATGCTAGTATTGATGAAAGGACGATCAGGTCTATTTACCAGAGCTATCCCATTGGAGAAAGGTCCAGGGAAAAGCCCGATTGGTTTGAACGGGAACTTGAAGCAGCTAAGAAAACTATAGCTCAGAATCCAATAGGGGTTACTATGCAACTCGGTTTTCAATCTGGCTCAAATGCTTCTGCTTCTGATTCTGACTATGGAATTTTCAATGCGTATGATGTTTTAACGGCGCAAACAAACTTTGAATTTCTTATAGACAATTTCTGGCCAAAAGATGAGCCACTGTTGATAACTGGATATGGTGGGGCTGGTAAGTCAGTCCTGACCTTGCAAATAGCAATGGATCTGGTTTATCCACCAACCAATGGGTTCTTAAACAAGTTCAAAGTACTTCATGGTGGACATCGCGTTCTTTTTGTGCAATCCGAAAATTCTCTAGTTGGAATGAAACGAAGGCTTGAGCTTATACGCGGTGCTTATGCTATTCCAGATGATGTTATTCGAGAAAGGCTTTTCTTTGTCGGTAGAAAAAATGATATTCGTGCTTCTGGCGATCTTGATAGTCAACAGTTCCAAGATATAATCAAGAGGCAGTATGATTTGTTGGGATTTGATATCCTTGTCGTAGACCCGCTTATAAGCTTTCATAATAAAGATGAAAATTCAAATGACGAAATGCGTAAGCTCTTGGATAACTTTTCAGACTTCTGCGAAGGACTTAAGGTCTCGCCGTTAATCATACACCACCATGGAAAATTTAAGCAAGAAAGAGGAGTCGGTGGTGGACGCGGTGCAAGTGCTATCGGTGATTGGTCTCCTAATACTTGGGAACTCGAATACAAAGAAACAGTTAAAAGATTTAAGTTCATTCATAAGAAAGCTAGAAACTTCATGTTAAATGATGATCTTTCGCTTGAATTGAGCAACTTGAGGTTTAATGTTAGCATTCAGTCGGGTAATTTGAATAATGATACTGTTTACTATGTCATCAAAGCTTTGCAAAACTTGAACGGAGTAGCCCAGACACAAACTGTTTTGAAAAATGAAGTCGTCAATGTGTACAAAACCGAAAATCCTAACAAAAGTATTACTGCCGTGACTGCTGTCAAGTACATCAGTGCTGCCGTTGGTAAAAAAGCTATTAAAACCATCCCAGGTGCGAAAGGATCAATATCCTATCAGCTTTGA